The proteins below are encoded in one region of Amycolatopsis magusensis:
- the thiG gene encoding thiazole synthase (functions in thiamine (vitamin B1) biosynthesis; in Bacillus subtilis this enzyme catalyzes the formation of thiazole from dehydroxyglycine and 1-deoxy-D-xylulose-5-phosphate and ThiS-thiocarboxylate): MHAWLRVKGREFRSRLLLGAELYDSAKLIGEVLEAGGCDVFITTLDLGSGRAGVALSELARFVDVDTFTWVGTTSFARSGAEALKTARLLHESFGIEIVKLDVRDVANLPDGPATVTVAEQLLADGFAVLPLVDADPGLVTRLADAGCAAVRVVASPVGSGRGIVDERALLSVLEVATVPIVVECGIGSVAHAARALELGADAVLVNTAVATARDPAGLAAAMRHAVQAGRLSATAH, encoded by the coding sequence ATGCACGCCTGGTTGCGGGTCAAGGGCAGGGAGTTCCGGTCGCGGTTGCTGCTCGGCGCGGAACTCTACGATTCGGCGAAACTGATCGGGGAAGTGCTGGAGGCGGGCGGGTGCGACGTCTTCATCACCACGCTCGACCTCGGGTCGGGGCGGGCGGGGGTGGCGTTGTCGGAGCTGGCCAGGTTCGTCGACGTGGACACGTTCACCTGGGTCGGCACCACGTCGTTCGCGCGCAGCGGGGCGGAGGCGCTGAAGACCGCGCGGCTGCTGCACGAGTCGTTCGGCATCGAGATCGTCAAGCTCGACGTCCGTGACGTGGCGAACCTGCCGGACGGCCCGGCCACGGTGACCGTCGCCGAGCAGTTGCTCGCCGACGGGTTCGCCGTGCTGCCGCTGGTCGACGCCGACCCGGGCCTGGTCACCCGGCTCGCCGACGCGGGCTGCGCGGCGGTCCGGGTGGTGGCTTCGCCGGTCGGGAGTGGGCGCGGCATCGTCGACGAACGCGCTCTGCTCTCGGTGCTGGAGGTCGCGACCGTGCCCATCGTGGTCGAATGCGGCATCGGCTCGGTCGCGCACGCCGCCCGAGCCCTCGAACTCGGCGCCGACGCCGTCCTGGTCAACACCGCCGTCGCTACCGCCCGGGACCCGGCAGGCCTCGCCGCCGCCATGCGCCACGCCGTCCAAGCCGGCCGCCTCTCCGCCACCGCCCACTAA
- a CDS encoding ABC transporter permease, whose translation MTTLRVSWALGDSWTMIGRSIRHIVRNPEQVVVAVLLPAMILLVFRYMFGGAIDTGSTGYADYLIAGMIVLSVSMNSTSTATAVRSDLSEGFVDRLRSMPVYNSAVIIGHVAAAVVRNGISTLVMLGVGMLVGFTPRAGLDGWLAVAGLMLLFSVAMAFLAAILGMVAKTVEGASGLSVMLVFAPYVSSAFAPTDTLPGWLRVVAENQPITLVMDTVRPLLLGLPTTGDGWLAVLWWTGILLVAVPLAGHLFRPHTPH comes from the coding sequence ATGACCACGTTGCGTGTGAGCTGGGCGCTGGGCGATTCCTGGACGATGATCGGCCGGTCGATCCGGCACATCGTGCGGAACCCGGAGCAGGTGGTGGTCGCGGTCCTGCTGCCGGCGATGATCCTGCTGGTCTTCCGGTACATGTTCGGCGGGGCGATCGACACCGGTTCGACCGGTTACGCGGACTACCTGATCGCGGGCATGATCGTGCTGAGCGTGTCGATGAACTCGACCTCCACCGCCACGGCCGTGCGGTCCGACCTGTCGGAGGGCTTCGTCGACCGGCTGCGGTCGATGCCGGTGTACAACTCGGCGGTGATCATCGGCCACGTGGCGGCGGCGGTGGTGCGCAACGGGATCTCCACGCTGGTGATGCTCGGCGTCGGCATGCTGGTCGGCTTCACCCCGCGCGCCGGCCTCGACGGCTGGCTCGCGGTGGCCGGGCTGATGCTGTTGTTCTCGGTGGCGATGGCGTTCCTGGCGGCGATCCTCGGCATGGTGGCGAAAACCGTGGAAGGCGCGAGCGGGCTGAGCGTGATGCTGGTGTTCGCGCCGTACGTCTCGAGCGCCTTCGCGCCGACGGACACCCTGCCGGGCTGGCTGCGGGTGGTGGCCGAGAACCAGCCGATCACCCTGGTCATGGACACCGTGCGCCCCCTCCTGCTCGGCCTGCCCACCACCGGCGACGGCTGGCTCGCCGTCCTCTGGTGGACCGGCATCCTCCTCGTCGCCGTCCCCCTGGCCGGCCACCTCTTCCGCCCCCACACCCCCCACTAA